CATCTGCCGGCACTGAGCAGCAACTATGAGTCGACAAAAAGTAGtggagaaaatataaaaatatagatGGTCCAAAATTATTTATATACATCAATAAATTAAAGCCTGTGAACATGTTGGGAGGTAAACGTGCAGCTTCAGTCccactatttttatttattacaaTCGTCTTTTATCTTACAATATTCTTTATGGAAGTATGAATTGTCACGAACTTTATGATAGTGTTATCAAAGAAAGTGATAAAAGTATTAATTAATCTATAAGTGAGGTCTAAACAGTTGGCAATAGCCAATCCTGATAAATGCAAAGACTTGGACAATAATTAGATATTTTAGGTGCTTGAGTGTTGATATTATGACACTTAAGATGATCAAACAAGACaagaaaattacaaataaaaaggcacaaagaaagaagaagaaaaaaaaaacttagaagAAGCAAAACATGTAATTGGTCCTTTGCCAATTTGCTAAAAGAAAGCAAACAGGTGCCATAAAGTATAAAGAAAGCTTGTATATATGAAGGAAAGTTTCCTACTAAAATGGTATCGCACAAATGATGTAGCTTTTGTTAACGAATGGAGGTCTAACCCATGCTTATTAATTATGTCATGTTATGGCAATAAATAATAGTAATGCATTATAAGCTGAATGATGCTCGCAAATTCGCTTTGTCCCTCCAAGTATATAACCTATTTGAAGTTAATGGGTTGGATTGTAGTCCGTTAAAGTtattagtttcaaaattaataATTGTATATGTTAATTTAATGAAtttattaaaacaaatataaggtttaaattaaaagtactgagttTGGTTGAACCCAAACCCGCATGCAAGGGCGGCTCAATACTTTTTGCAACCTAAAACCAAAACATATTAAAAGGCCCTTAAATtttatttgtaaattcatataaTAATGAGATACAAAGCAAACTCCTAGGACTTTGGCCTAGTGGTAAATGTACAACGGGTGATGTATGAATTAGGTGCATGTCATCGTTTGGAACTCTGATgtaaataaaaatatgtcattaattAAGTGGAAGAAGGTAAAGGGCACGTCGATAATCTGTCAACTTTCGAATGCATCTGAGAATTTCTCTTAAAAGGATGAACAAAAAAATTCCTTGCTAACTGATGGATCAATAAAATATGGTGAAAAGGAAAACATGAGTTTTCttttaggaaaaaaaaattagatttgaTAACAAAGTTAAATACATCACTTAATTAAATGAGAGAGAAATTTATCGTTACTTATCACTAAATTGTATAAATTTAAATAaaccttttaaaatattttattaataataattacatAAAATACATGTGACACACTCCCTttattccagtttatgtgaacttatttcttttttggtccgttccaaaaagaatgatccctttctaaatttggaaataatttaccttaaacttataattctacccttaatgagaaacttttataaccacacaaattctctgaacccctttttgacttgtttaggaccataaattccaaacgtcttattttttcttaaactttgtatcCAGTCAAACATGTTGACATAAAtcaaaacggagggagtagtggCACTTAAAATTGAGACCCTTAATATTTTGTGGGCCTAAGGCAATGGCTTCATTTGCCTTAGCCTTAGGCCGCCCCTGAATTGCTAGCTCCACCCTAACCATAATTTATCCTTTCTTTTGCAATCAATTGACAGATCTCATAAGATTTAGATATTAGAGTTTTCATTGTTATTTAGTCAAGTCACTTTGAAACTAACGGTAGGTAAGCCGTTAATTATGTGAAGTATTAGTTAGTAATCTAAAAAAGTTAGACTGCCGTTAGCAAGTCTTTCCCAAGAAATCCCTAAGTTACCGAATTGATAGTGTATGAAGAGAATAAAAGTACATATATAAATTTAACAAATTGATCATTAAATAGCTAAtaataaacaaaagtaaaaaagCATAATCAAAGATGGTGCGCTATCAACTAATGGCGTAGTGGAAAGCAATGGATTGATGCGAGAATCGCGTTCGTTTAGGGTCCATATGATCAAGGTTATATATTTCTAAGCATTGTCGATTTTCAATTCATATGAAAACAACAACACACATAACATCTAATCATTAATTTTTGTTTATTCAATAATGTTTGGTTACTTGTTCCATTCATCTTGGTATAATATTCTCGAATAGCCTTTTCTGAAAATTTTCTAGGTCCTCTCTTGTCTAACACAGCCAATTGTCTCTTTGTAATATAGTAGTAATACTTATCTGAATTGCATATCGAACCGTTCTTTAATGAAATGAAATTCGTACTGTTAAGCCTGTTACAAGAAGCGAAAAATCGAAAATACGTCTTTGTTGTTTCCAAATTTTTTAAAAGTTGATGAACACATAAGAGGGTTGAAACATTAAAAAGATTACCCTTCTTATCCAAAACCCAAATCTAATAGGTCTTTTTAATAAAACGAGTAAAGAGACTTGCGGTATGTCTACCTATTTTTACAGTTTAATTATTCCTAAGTTTGGATGCATAGAAAGAACTCTTCTTTTATGAACAAGTGAGTTTTCCAACCGTCATAATTGTGTTTATATAGACTGCATCAAAATTTAGAATTAGCGGATTAATTAGCTAACACTCCTTATAAGTGTACATGACCCAAACGCTATTTTTTCCAAGAGGTGTCTCTATTATAGTCATATCATAAAGATGattgaagtttttcaaatttcagGACGCAAATTTCATCTTGGTTTCAACTTTCAAATAAAGTCAAAAGAAGCAAGAGACCACTTCACTTCTTACTTGTACTCACACTCTACTTTTTAACAGCCAATGATATACTACTAGACTTGACTCGAAATTATCATTGGTTTCACTTGTTCTCTCACTCCACTTTTTAATAGCCAATCATCTGCTAGATTTGTTGAAAGTTAGTATTAAATTGGGATATCTTATTGGTCATTGCTTGGAATAGCAACTTTATCATGGGGATTGAGGATAAAGACAACTTCAAAGTTTCTAAGCTAATCAATGCAAAACGAAAGTAAGTTCCTCCACAAAATTACTACTCCTACTACAATTATTTATGCGGCTTGACTTTCTTCCTGAATTCTCAGCTTAAATTGAACAAATTTTTTCTTGTCTGGCTGCAGTCTGTCTTTTCGAGTTGTTCAGCATTTGAAATTCCTTTAGAGCAGTTTTGGGTAATGGTTGTAATATTGGGtatatatatagttcaaatatcaccaaaacttctatttttttcttcctttccCTTAATTCTATATTCACGGACCTAACCCTcccaaaataagaatttttacctaaTTGTActatattataaatttatttactcatattagAGAGGGTATCACTTAATTACATTTAATATACAAATTTACTAAACATTTAATTGGTAATAACTAATAATCAATACACACGCCTATAATTACTCACCCTACTTATATGGCTCATCTAACCCACCCACTTGCTTAAGTAACTATTGAAGTTGCTTAAACAAGAGTCAGTTATTTAAGCAACTCGATCAGTTGTTTAAACAACTCAATTGGTTATTTAAATAACTActaaagttgtttaaataaatCAATCAATTGTTTAAACTGAGTTCATCTAGATAAATTACAGTTATCATATATCataaatttaagttatatacattatCAATATAAAAAAACTATCGATAGAAATTTAATTTTCTAGCAATTGTGAGTTTTCTGCATGAGGAAAAAAAATTCAACCGAAAAGTGCATCACGACCTTCTttgttgaaaaaaataaataatattaatagctTTCTGAAAAATTTTAAACAAGTTTTTTTACAAAAGTTTCTTAGGTGAAGCCGCAATGTTGGAGTCAAaagaaggaaaacaaaagagaccAATAGAATGATAGATATTGACGAAACTTATTAAGAAGAAGAGACATGTGACTGCCGCAGCACCGTTGGTGGCGGCTGCCAATTCATTCTTCAAAAAAGTAAAAGGATGTCCTGACATGCACAATTAGCGCGTGGATCATTAACAATTTGTTTTTTCGGTTTTTAGTCCGAAGGACCATTAAAGAGGAAGTTTTTTCTGCTAAGATTTTTTATTCCGAAATTTAGAACCCGAAACCTCTGATTAAGTTCGAAGTAATTTTATTCATCTTATCACATTTTTTGAGCGATGCTCGTGAAAAATCAATATTCCTCAAAtgtatttttctagttttttttttaaaaaaattggaagTTACTTTTATAGTTTTTACATAAACAATCCGACAATGGTAACGATGCCAAACGTTTACATCTaaaatatctaaaatttctacAGTGTCTAGGCCCCGTTTgtccataaaaaaaaaaaatttaaaaatgtgtttaTCCGTGAAATttgcaagtttttgaaaaaaaatcgaaaatgagtttttcaaaaatcaaaaagtgagttcaaaattttcagaaaattttttTTACCCACTCACAAAATACGagttttttcaagtgaaatgcatgtccaaacataatttcaaatttcaaatattatttttcaacttaactccaaatattatttttcttcaaaaattataatttttatgtccaaacgcctactaagttTAAACTTTCAGGCTTGAGCATAGTGTTCTTTGCCAAAATATCTACAAGCTAAATGTACAATCATTTGGAAAAAAACTTCAAACCATAGATAAAAAGTGTATTCCTCAAACGATTTAGAAATGTATTTAAAAATGAAcaacattttaaaattttaatcttTTTCCTCATATAAGACTTAAACTTAGCTTTTAAAAAAACCTTTTTTTATAAAGTATAACCTGTTCTATTCTTGTTTAATGGAATTTGGAAGAGGGTGTCGAGGATATCAATCTTTTGGAAAACTGAGGAAAATTTTGAGATagctaaaattaaaaaaaaagtagcaTGGCTGATTCAAGACTTTCATTTTGCTAAAGTTTAGTGAAAGAGTAGTTTTCCATGTCCGGCTATTATACGTAAAGGACCGTGTCACCATTGCATTTTATATTTGATTTACAATTATAATGTATTGATCACAATAACTGAAACATATAAATAACAAAACATACCCCTTATATTATTTCGTCTTTGATTAATTATCTTTTATTACCTCATGTTTGGTTGTTATACGATAATTATAGTATTGATTTTAAATTGCaaaaaattgtttaaaattaGCCTTCATTTTGGGAAGACTAATTCATCAAATGACCCgaaataatatttaatagaaaAGAACCTGAAGCAAAAGGTTAGAAAAAGGAGGGGAAAAAGAggggggaaaagaaaaaaagaaaggaaaatcgTGTTTCAAACAATTAAGACAAAAACAGTTATTTTGCTGTTATAGATTTTTTTACCGTGATATTGGTTCAATAGCAGAGGGAGCTGAAACTGAGAAACCTACCGTAAATAAATAGCCCACTTAGGGGTAGTTTGGGGATTTCAAAAGTTTCAACTTCAGAAACGGACAAAAACAGTGGCTCAGCAGGCAAATACGGACAATATGAAGggcaaaagaaagaggaaaagcaACAAAGACGCcgaaaatgataaaatattcaGAGGGGAgataattaaatactaaaatcGATAATGGAGCTGCTCTATTTGTAATGGCGGTGGCGACTTCCCAAACGCACCGAGTCTGACTCGTCAACTTGCGAGTTCATTCAATACGCGTGAAGCTGTTAACCAGCCATCAGAATCTCGGAAAATTCCTGCTCCGGTCATCGGCGGAGTGAAATAGACGGCGTTAACTATTTGATGTTAACGGTGGAGAGAAACTAAGCGATGATGAGCCCGAACGGATTCAGCGGTTTAGAGAAAGAGTATATAAGGAAGCATCATCATCATGACCTAGCGGAGAATCAATGCAGTTCCTTTCTGGTCAAGCACATTCGAGCGCCTGTTCATCTCGTTCgtccttttctctctcttttgcaTTTTATTTTTTTCGCGGATCCGTTGCTTTAACTTTCAGCTGAGTGTTTTTCTCGAGATTGATTATCTTATGAAATATCTTGAAGCTAAAGCAATAAATTCGTTATATTTGCGATGATTGTATGGGTTCCGAATTAGGTTTAATTTTGTGATGTCTTGACTGGTTTTTTAGTTTGTATTCATCGTTATATTTGTGTTCATTGTATGGTTCCGAATTAGGTCAACTTTCATGTACATTAAGCTTTGATTTAGACAACCTGACCATGAATTAGTTTTATGTCTTGGTCAAATTTGTATAGGAGATGAAACGGGGGGAAATTGAATTGTTTCCTGTTTTAGGTCAAGCAAAGATTGTATGTTCTTTTGAGTTCCAGTCGTTTAGCTGTTTGGTTTATCTGGTTTTGAAAGTGACTCTTAGGACTAGTTTGGTTAGTTGTATAAGAAAAATGATCGTGGTATAAAACTATATATACAACTAATAATCAAGAATCTATTTTTCATTTGATCCTGGAATAAGAGTACATGTATTATTATTACCAAGATTAGCTAATTCTTGATTTTGGCATCACAATCTCTGCAAATCTTCCATGTAAGATATTGTCTTCCATGACAGAGAAATTCATGTATTATCATTTCTCATAGCAAACCCTGTATTTTAATTCTTGCATAACTAGTTCGTGAACCAAAACAATCCCATGAAGAACTACCGAATGCAAGTGCTTATAGTTAACAAAGAGAAAAGGCTAAGTGCATGAGTGATTGATATGTTCATTGATTATGGAAAAAGGGGTGAATGACTCATCTGCTTAGTCTCGAAGTTTGATTAGCATAGCTTTTACTTTGACTGAAGTTCTGGATCAACTCTTATAACTGCAAGAATGGcaaattattttctcttgtaACTTACATTTTGTAGCTTGTGTTCAGTCAGTCCTAATGGTAGCTGGGTCTTCCTCTTTTTATCAGGTTTGGTCATTGGTTAGGAGGTTTGATCAGCCACAAAAGTACAAGCCCTTTGTCAGCAGGTGCATTGTGCAAGGAAATCTTGAGATTGGTAGTCTTAGGGAAGTCGATGTCAAGTCAGGCCTCCCTGCAACAACGAGTACTGAGAGATTGGAGCTTCTTGATGATGAAGAGCACATCTTAATTGTCAGGATTATTGGCGGGGATCACAGACTTAGGGTATTAAACAATTCTcacttcttttgttttttcctttttttcccattattttttctgatttttaacaaCTTAGAGATTTCATTGTTATTAAGTACACTTGAGCATAGGTTTCTTTCTCAGTGGATGATCATTTCTATGGTGGAGAATTGCCTTCAAACTAGTTAGAGTACCAAAGTGCTTATTAATATGTATATAAAGAGAAGCTCAAATCATCTGATATTGATATTTGTGTGGTAGTGGCATTGCATATCTACTATTCCTCTTCCTCTAAAATAGCCTACACAACTTGTCAACAAAAAATTGAGATTTGCAGTAGTGTTACTCGAggcaaaaaagtaaaaataagcaTGTTTCTCATCTAAAAGATTAATTTTCGCTATTAAGCTTTATTGCTGTTGGAATCATAGTAAAGGTACTTTCTGTTATTCTACCATGTCACATTATACGTTTAATGCCACCTTTGACTTGTGCATTGAGAACTGAAGAAAATAGATGAGCTTATAGGCATTTGAGGAATAGATAAGTGTGTATCTTTCTGATGCCAATCCTTTCTTAGAGCCAACTCTATGGGTTTTCTGATTTGGCACAAACAATAAGGTTTGTGTTATATGCACCAGAGTATGACAAACATTGTAGAAATAATCAGGTTGTTTGTGGTGAAAATTTTCTGAGCTAGAGCAACACTTCGATTGATGATAGTGCTATGAAACTGAATGATAAATACACCGCAAAGTGATAGTTAATTAGCTCTTAAGGTTATTCTTAACAGAGAGCCGAGCATGTACCTTTTAAAAGTATGATAAGCTTTGTCAGAAGGTCCATCAGAAGGCCGAGATAGATTCATTTTAAATTGCTATCTTATTGATAATAAAGGGAGGATGATACATTATGTAGCCCAACGTGGGTGTCTGAACTTGTGACTTGGATTGGGTTACGGACTTCCATGCATTTCCTTTATAATCGGAATGCGGAAAATTGAAAATTCGTTGCTGTATGATTGTGATGTCATGTCTTGTAAAGGTAAAATGTAATATGTATTTGGATTCTTTTGAAGAAACTACTAGATGAATGATCTGCTTTATTTTAGCATGTCAAACATGATCTTTAGTTACTTCTGACCTATAGTTACTTCTTCACTACATTCAATTAAAATAATGCATTGTGTTTATccctcatttcttttcttttttttcaacttGATCTTTTTCCAGAATTACTCATCAATCATATCTGTCCACCCGGAGGTGATTGATGGAAGACCTGGGACACTGGTGATTGAATCATTTGTGGTGGACGTACCCGAAGGAAACACCAAAGATGAGACGTGTTACTTTGTTGAAGCATTAATCAAATGCAACCTAAAATCACTTGCTGATGTTTCAGAGCGACTTGCTGTGCAGGACAGGAC
This DNA window, taken from Nicotiana tabacum cultivar K326 chromosome 4, ASM71507v2, whole genome shotgun sequence, encodes the following:
- the LOC107804547 gene encoding abscisic acid receptor PYL8-like; this encodes MMSPNGFSGLEKEYIRKHHHHDLAENQCSSFLVKHIRAPVHLVWSLVRRFDQPQKYKPFVSRCIVQGNLEIGSLREVDVKSGLPATTSTERLELLDDEEHILIVRIIGGDHRLRNYSSIISVHPEVIDGRPGTLVIESFVVDVPEGNTKDETCYFVEALIKCNLKSLADVSERLAVQDRTEPIEQV